The following nucleotide sequence is from Saccharothrix texasensis.
TGATTGTTCAGGGATTGTCGTTCAAGGTCCAGGAACGCTCCGTGAACAACCCCATCGGGGTACACAGGTTTCCGTCCGGATTTCCACGCGAGGAGGGCTCGACATGAACAGGGCGGTTCGTGCCGTACTGGCGTTCGCAGCGGTCGTGGGTGTAGGTGGTGCCACGGCGGCGCCGGCTACCGCTTCGGCGGACCCACAGGAGTGCCGGGGTGGCTACCTGTGCCTGTACAGCGGCATCGGCTACACCGGTCACCTGTGGATGAAGTCGCGGTGCGGCTTCTACAACATCGGCCTGGAGGGGTGGAGCGACCGCGTGCGGTCCTACCGGAACCTGCAGTCCACCGGCACGGTGTCGATCTTCATGCAGTGGGACGGCGCGACCTGGGTCGAACTGGGCCGGTCGACGGCCTCCGAAGAGGTGTACGACGCGACCTCGATCTACGCCACCGACGGCGTGTGGGTCTGCTGATCGGCGTCCCGCGTCACCGAGACCCCGGCCGTGCAGCGGCAGGCCGGGGTCTCGGTGGGGGTGTGCCCGCTACTTCTCGGCGGCCGCGCCCACCTGGGCGGGCTCGGAGGCGACGACCCACTCGGTGATGCGGCGGGAGACGTCCTGGGCGGTCAGGCCGATGTCGGAGAGGACTTCGGCCCGTTCGCCGTGCTCCTGGAAGGCCTGCGGGATGGCCAGGTCGCGGAGCGGGGTGTCGACGGCGGCGTCGCGCAGCGCGGCGGCCAGGGCCCAGCCGAAGCCGCCGTGCCGGCCGTTGTCCTCGACGGTGACGACGAGGCGGTGGTCGGCGGCCAGGGCGACCAGGTCGTCCGGGACGGGGAAGACCCAGCGGGGGTCCACGACGGTGACGCCGATGCCCTGGTCGGCGAGGCGCTGGGCGGCGGCCAGGCCGAGTTCGCCGAACGCGCCCACGGTGACCAGGAGGACGTCGGAGCCCGAGCGGTGCAGGACGTCGACGGTGCCGATGCGTTCGAGGGCCGGCAGGTCGGGGCCCACCGAGGCCTTCGGGTAGCGGACGACGGAGGGTGCGTCGGAGATGCGGACGGCTTCGCGGAGCTCTTCGCGCAGCGAGGCGGCGTCGCGGGGGGCGGCCACGTGGATGCCGGGGATCAGGCCGCAGATGGACAGGTCCCACATGCCGTGGTGGGAGGCGCCGTCGGGGCCGGTGACACCCGCCCGGTCGAGGACGACGGTGACGCCCTGCCTGTGCATGGCGACGTCCATCAGGAGCTGGTCGAACGCCCGGTTGAGGAAGGTGGCGTAGATGGCGACGACCGGGTGCATGCCGCCCATGGCGAGGCCGGCGGCGGAGGTCATGGCGTGCTGCTCGGCGATGCCCACGTCGAAGCAGCGGTCCGGGTAGAGGCCCGCGAACTTGTCCAGGCCTGTCGGGCCGCGCATGGCGGCGGTGATGGCGACCAGGTCGGGCCGTTCGCCGCCCAGGGTCGCGATCTCGTCGGCGAACACGTGGGTCCAGGTGCGCTTGGACGGGCCGATGTTCTCGCCGGTGATGGGGTCGATGACGCCGGTGGCGTGCATCTGGTCGGCCTCGTGGTTCTCCGCGGGCGCGAAGCCGTTGCCCTTGCGGGTGACGGTGTGCACGATGACCGGTCCGCCGAAGGACTTGGCGCGGCGCAGCGCCGACTCGAGCACGGCGTGGTCGTGGCCGTCGACGGGGCCGATGTACTTGAGGCCGAGGTCCTCGAACATGGCCTGCGGGCTGAGGGCGTCCTTGATGCCGCGCTTGGCGGCGTGCAGGGCGGCGTAGACGGGCTTGCCGACGAACGGGGTGCCCTGCAAGGCGGACTTGCCGCGCTCCAGGGCGCGTTCGTAGCCGGGTTGCAGGCGCAGCGACGAGAGGTGGTCCGCGAGGCCGCCGATGGTGGGCGAGTAGGAGCGGCCGTTGTCGTTGACCACGATGACGACGGGTCGGTCGGTGCCGGAGGCGATGTTGTTCAACGCCTCCCAGCACATGCCGCCGGTCAGGGCGCCGTCGCCGACGACCGCGACGACGTGCCGCCGCTGACCGCCGAGCTGGTAGGCCTTGGCCAGGCCGTCGGCGTAGGACAGGGCGGTCGAGGCGTGGCTGTTCTCCTCGACGTCGTGCTCGCTCTCGGCCCGGGAGGGGTAGCCGGACAGGCCGCCCTTCTGGCGGAGCGTGTCGAAGCCGGCGCGGCGGCCGGTGAGGATCTTGTGCACGTAGCTCTGGTGGCCGGTGTCGAAGACCACCGAGTCGTGCGGCGAGTCGAAGACCCGGTGCACGGCCATGGTCAGCTCGACGACACCCAGGTTCGGACCGAGGTGCCCGCCGGTCCGGGAGACCTTGTCGACCAGGAAACGCCGGATCTCACCGGCGAGCGCGACCAGCTCGTCAGGTCCCAGCCGTTTCAGATCCGCCGGTCCGTGCACGGATTCCAGCAGCGTCACTCGCTCCACCTCGCCCTGTGGTTCGGGTCCCCGACTCGTCCGGTCAGTCTACGGACCACGGGCTGAGACGCCTGTCAGCGAGCGGGCCGCAGCAGGGCGACGCATTCGACGTGGTGCGTCATCGGGAACGCGTCGAACGCCCTGAGCTGGGCCAACTCGTAGCCGTGCTGGGCGAAGACGGCGATGTCGCGGGCCAGGGCGGCCGGGTCGCACGCGACGTAAACCACACGGGCGGGTCGGCTGCGGGCGATCGCGGTGACCACGACCTTGCCCGCGCCCTTGCGCGGCGGGTCGAGGACGACGACGTCGGGTGGCGCGTCGGTGAACCCGGGTGAGTCGAGCACCACCTCGGTGCGGCCCGGGTGCCAGCTGATCTGCGGCTGGTCGGAGAGGTTGAGCCGGCCGTCGGCGACGGCGCCGTAGGACGACTCGACCACGGCGACGGAGCCGGTGGGCCCGACCTGCTCGGCCAGGACGGAGGCGAACAGGCCGACGCCGCCGTAGAGGTCCCAGGCGCGGTCGCCGGGGCGGCAGTCGGCCCAGTCGCCGACGACCTCGGCGAAGGTGTCCGCGGCGGCCGGGTGGACCTGCCAGAAGCCGTCCGAGCGGAGGTTCCACGTGCGGCCGGCGGCCAGTTCGGTGGCGGTGCCGCTGCCCTGGCGCAGGCGGGAGGGGCCGGGGACGGGGCGGCCCCGCCGGACGATGGGCGGGCCGATCTCGGTGACGTGCGTCCGGCCGCCCGCGTCGCGGGCGACGACCAGCTCCGACTTGGGCGGCCACGTGCGGTCGACCACGTCGTCCAAGGCGTCGGGGACGGCGATCACGCAGTGGTCCACGGGGATGACCTGGTGGCTGCGGTGGGCGCGGAAACCGGGGCGGCCGTCCGGGCCGACGGCCATGCGCATCCGGGTGCGCCAGTCCTCCGGGCCGCCGGGCAGGTCCTCGACGATGACCTCCCAGTCGAGCTTGGCCAGACGGTGCAGCTGCTCGGCGACCACGGCGGCCTTCAGCTCGCGCTGGGCCTGCCACGACGCGTGCTGCCAGTCGCAGCCGCCGCACAGGCCGGGACCGGCGAACGGGCACGGCGCGGGCACCCGGTCGGGTGAGGCCTGCAGCACCTCGACGGCGTCGCCGCGGCAGAACGAGCCGCCGGTGTCCTCGGTGATCCGCACGACCACCCGCTCGCCGGGCAGCGCGTGCCGGACGAACACGACGCGGCCCTCGTGCCGGGCCACGCAGTGCCCGCCGTGGGCGACCGCGCCGACCTCGACCTCGATCAGCCGCTGCATCCAGGTCGCCGTCACTTGCCGTCCTTCTCTCGGCCGCGCTTGTCCAGGCCGCGGCGGATCGCGCCGGGCGCGACCACGTCGTCCTTGTCGGTCACCTTCGAGGATGAAGCCAGCTGCCATGGGACGCTCGTCACCATCACGCCCGGTTGGAACAGCAGCCTGCCCTTGAGCCGCAGCGCGCTCTGGTTGTGCAGGAACTGCTCCCACCAGTGGCCCACGACGTACTCCGGGATGAACACGGTGACCACGTCGCGCGGGTTGTCGGTGCGCACCCGTTTGACGTAGTCGAGGACCGGTTTGGTGATCTCGCGGTAGGGCGACTCGATCACCTTGAGCGGCACCTTGAAGTTCTCCTTCTCCCATTCCCGCACCAGGCGGCGGGTGTCGCCGTCGTCCACGTTGACGGTGACGGCCTCCAGCATGTCCGGCCGGGTCGCCTTGGCGTACGCCAGGGCCCGCAGGGTGGGCATGTGCAGCTTGGAGACCAGCACCATGGCGTGGTTGCGGGCGGGCAGCAGCTTCTGCCGCTCCTGCTGGCGCAGCTCCTCGGCGACCCGGTCGTAGTGCCGGCGGATGGCCGTCATCAGGGCGTACAGGGCGGCCATCGCGGCGATGGCGATCCACGCGCCCTTGGTGAACTTGGTGATCAGCACGACCACCAGCACCGAGGCCGTGAGCGCCAGGCCGAAGGCGTTGATCGTCTGCGACCGGCGCATCCGGCGGCGGGCCACCGGGTCCGTCTCGGTCTCCAGCAGCCGGTTCCAGTGCCGGACCATGCCGGTCTGGCTCATCGTGAACGAGACGAACACGCCGACGATGTAGAGCTGGATGAGCTTGGTCACCTCGGCGTCGAACGCGATGACCAGCACGATCGCCCCGCCCGCGAGGAAGACGATGCCGTTGCTGAACGCGAGCCGGTCGCCGCGGGTGTGCAGCTGGCGGGGCAGGTAGCGGTCCTGGGCGAGGATCGAGCCGAGCACCGGGAAGCCGTTGAACGCGGTGTTCGCCGCCAGCACGAGGATCAGGGCGGTGACCACGGTGATGAAGAAGAACCCGAACGGGAAGCCCGCGAACACCGCGTGGGCGATCTGGGCGACCATGGTCTTCTGCTCGTAGCCCGCGGGCGCGTTGACGAGCTGGTGCGCCGGGTTCTCGGCCATCTTCACGCCCGTGAGCTGGGCCAGCACGATCAGGCCCATCAGCATCGTGACCGCGATCAGGCCCATCGCCAGCAGCGTGGTCGCCGCGTTGCGCGACTTCGGCTTGCGGAACGCCGGCACGCCGTTGCTGATCGCCTCCACGCCCGTCAGCGCCGCGCTGCCGGACGAGAAGGCGCGCAGCACGAGGAACACGAACGCCAGGCCCATCAGGTGGTCGTCCTCGGCCCGCAGCTCCAGCCCGGCGCTCTCCGCGCGCATCTCCTCGCCCAGGACGAAGCCGCGGAACAGGCCGTAGCCGACCATGAACAGGATGCCGGCCATGAACGCGTAGGTCGGGATGGCGAACGCGCTGCCCGACTCGCGGATGCCGCGCAGGTTGATGGCGGTGAGCAGGACGATCGCGACGACCGCGAACTCGGCCTTGTGGGTGGCCACGAACGGGATGGCCGAGCCGATGTTCGCCGCCGCCGACGAGATCGACACGGCGACCGTGAGGATGTAGTCGACCAGCAGGGCGCTCGCCACGGTCAGGCCCGCACGGCGGCCCAGGTTGACCGTGGCGACCTCGTAGTCGCCGCCGCCCGACGGGTAGGCGTGCACGTTCTGCCGGTAGCTCGCGACCACCGTGAGCATCACGACGACCACGGCCGCGCCCACCCACGGCGCCAGCGCGTAAGCCGACAGCCCCGCCACCGACAGCACGAGGAAGATCTCCTCGGGCGCGTAGGCCACGCTCGACATCGCGTCCGAGGCGAACACGGGCAGGGCGATGCGCTTGGGCAGCAGGGTGTGGGCTAGGCGATCGCTGCGGAAGGGCCTGCCGACCAGGAGGCGCTTGGCCGCGGTTGCGAGCTTGGACACGGGTCGAAAGCGTAAGGGGTCAGGTCCCCTGGTCGGAGTAATCGTGGGTAGGTTCTCCGTAAGCGTCGTTCAGGAGGCTTTCGTGCACGTGGTGATCATGGGCTGCGGCCGGGTGGGCTCGTCCCTGGCCAAGGCGCTGGAGCGCCTCGACCACCAGGTATCGGTGATCGACAAGGACGCCCAGTCCTTCCGCAGACTCGGCCCGGACTTCCACGGCCAGCAGGTCGTCGGCAACGGATTCGACCAGAAGGTGCTGATCGAGGCCGGGATCGAGCGGGCGGGCGCGTTCGCGGCCGTGTCCAGCGGCGACAACTCCAACATCATCTCGGCGCGGGTGGCGCGGGAGACGTTCGGGGTGGAGGCGGTGGTCGCCCGGATCTACGACGAGAAGCGCGCCGCGGTGTACGAGCGGCTCGGCATCCCGACCGTGGCGACCGTGCCGTGGTCGACCGACCGGTTCCTGCGGATGCTGCTGCCCGAGGGCACCGCGACGGCGTGGCGCGACCCGTCGGGCACCGTCGCCGTGCTGCCGCTGGAGCTGCACGAGGACTGGGTCGGGCACACCGTGCGCGACCTGGAAGAGGCCACCGGCTGCCGGGTGGCGTTCGTGATGCGGTTCGGGACGGGCGTGCTGCCCGACTCGAAGACCGTGCTGCAGGAGGACGACCAGGTGTACGTGGCCGCCCTGTCCGGCACCGTGACCGACGTGGCCGCGGCTGCGGCTCACGCGCCCGAGGAGAGCTGAGTGCGTATCGCGATTGCGGGTGCCGGCGCGGTGGGTCGTTCCATCGCGGCCGAACTGGTGTCCGACGGGCACCAGGTGATGCTGATCGAACGTGACCGCAGGCACTTCGAGCCGCACACCGTGGAGCAGGCCGAGTGGGTGCAGGCCGACGCGTGCGAGCTGTCGTCGCTGGAGGACGCCGGCATGCAGCTGTGCGACGTGGTGATCGCGGCGACCGGCGACGACAAGGTCAACCTGGTGGTGTCGCTGCTGGCGAAGACCGAGTTCGCGGTGCGTCGCGTGGTGGCGCGGGTGAACGACCCGGCCAACGAGTGGCTGTTCACCGAGTCGTGGGGCGTGGACGTGGCCGTGTCGACGCCGCGCATCCTGTCCGCGCTGGTGGAGGAGGCCGTGACGGTCGGGGACGTGGTGCGGCTGATGACGTTGCGCCAGGGCCAGGCCAACCTGGTGGAGATCACGCTGCCGGGTGACACACCGCTGGCGGGGTCGCCGGTGAACGGCTTGGCGCTGCCCCGGGACGCCGCCCTGGTGACGATCCTGCGCGGCGGCCGGGTCATCGTCCCGACACCGGACGACACGCTCGAAGGCGGCGACGAACTGCTGTTCGTAGCCGCCGCGGACGTCGAACAGGAGATCCGTTCGGCTCTGGGTTACTGACCGGTCGTCCGAGATCGGTCGACACGTCGTCGACTGGCCCGAATTCGGCACCCCAAATCTTTTCCGGAGCCGGGTTCGGCCACTCGGCGATTCCGCGTCGAAGCGAATTCCCGCTCGAAGCGATCGAACTCCTGCGCGTGCGGTCGAGTGCCGACGACCCGGTAGCCCAGGGCTGCTGCCAGGCGTTCGGCGGACTCCTCTGCGGCATTCGATCGCCCCACGAACGACCCACAGCGTGGCCGATACCCCACTGTTAGTGTCACAACATCGAGTGAGACAGGTCGCCGCCACTCGGGGTGCTTCCGCTACCGGCCGTCCCGCCCGCCTCTTGAACATCTCGCCAAAACGCGAATGCGGCGAGTGGATCGAGATCATTCGAGGGGGACGCGTGTTGAAGATTCATTTCACGCCGGCGGACCTGGCGCGCACGAACGTGGCGCCGGCCGTGGACCCGCTGTGGGAGATCGTGCTCAGCGGGTTCCAGCTCGACCGCCTGGAGACGACCCTGCTCAGACCGTGGGTCCACCGCCTGCGCTCCGACCCGGCACGGGTGACGGCGATGCGCCCCGGGGCCCGGGTGCTGGGAGTCCTCGCACCCAGGGGCGCCTACTTCCCCGACTTCCTCACCCCGGGGCGGGGAGCTCTCGGTCTGGACCTCGGACTCGAAGCCGTGCGGTCGGTCGACGTCGACAGGCTGACCCACGAGGTGCACCGGTTGGGAACCCACCACCCGCTCCCCCCTTGGACCCGGGACCTCGGCAACCCGTCCTCGGACGTGCTCCGCCGACTCGTCGACACCTGGCGCTCCTACCACGAAGCCGTCATCCGGCCCGAGGAAGACACGATCCAGGCGGCGGTCGACGCCGACCTCGCCCAACGCGCGCACGCGATCCTCACCGGCGGCCTGACCGGCCTGTTCGACAGCCTGGCCCCGCTGCTCCGCTGGCGAGCACCTGTCCTCGAAGTCGACTACCCCCTCGACCGGCACATCCACCTCGGCGGTCGCGGCCTGCGCCTGATCCCCTCCTACTTCTGCCAGGGAACACCGATCTCCCTCGCCGACCCGGACCTGCCCCCGATCCTCGTCTACCCGATCGCCGCCGAGCACCGCCTGCCCGACCAGCGGTCCGGAGACCCCCTCGCCTCCCTGCTGGGCCCGACTCGCGCCGCCGTGCTGCACGCCGTCGGGTCCGGCCGCACCACCAGCGAACTCGCCCGCCGGACCACGATCTCGATCGCCTCGGCCAGCCGCCACACCGCCGTGCTGCGCGAGGCGGGACTGATCTCCTCCTGGCGGCACGGAGCGACGATCCGCCACTCCCTCACCGACACCGGCACGAGGCTCCTCGGCCGCACCTGACACGACCCCGCGCCTCCTCTCGAGACGATCTTTGCGCCCCGGTGCAAAGGCATGGTCGCCGTCCGCCGACCGCGACACGCTGTCCCGGATCAGGAAACCGCCCGAGACCAGGGAACGAGGACCATGAGAAGAACAGCTACCGCCATCGCGGCCGCCGGCGCCATCGCCTGTGCGATCGCCCTACCGTCGACCGCGCAGGCCGTTCAAGGTGAGTGCGTGTTGACGTGGGGCTCCGGGGGCAACAGCGTCACTGTGCTCTGCGCCGGCTCGTATCCGGACCAGTTCCGGGCCGCACTCATCTGCTACACGAGCCCCACGTCGGGGTACACCCAGTACGGACCCTGGAAGTACGGGGGCGCAGGCAGCTCCGGCGCCGCGTGCGGCAATGGCGAGGAAGCGGGAAGTGCCGGGGTGAGATGGCGAGTCGTGTACTGACCGCACGCGACGTATCGACGCCTGGCACGCCGTGTGCGGAGCCGGAGCTTCCAATTCGGACGGCGCCGCGTACGTCGCAAGCGGTGCCGGCGCCACCATCCGCACAGGGTCGTCGACCAACGGCAGCCGATCGCACTGCGGGGTTGTGATCTGCCTGGGCGGCTTGCCGTGCGGGCGGCGGTCCATCGCGAACGGCACGGATGACTGCGCCGAGCGCTGCCCCGGCAGTCGGTGCCCATGAAGGCGGTCGTGGGTCGGCTCGGTCACTCCCCGGAGCAGCCTGACGTGCTGCGGCCGAGCAGCGCGCCGCCCACCGACTCGCCGGTGGGCGGCGGGCCTGTGGGCGCGGGTCGGTCGGGCTAGCGGTCCTCGGTTCGGGCTGGTGCCGGACGAGGGGTCGGAGCGTGCCGCGCCTTGTCGGCGTCGGAGAGGACCTGGTCGGTCGCGGCGTCGAGCATCTGGTCGTAAATGTTCGGCTCGCCGTTGGCCTCGGACTGGGCGCGGAGGCGTTCCTCGGCTGCCCGGTTCTCCTCTTCCTCGCGGGCGAGGGTGGCTTTCAGGCGCTTGTCCGACCGGCGCACCGCCCAGACCGTGGCGACCAGCGCCACCGCCATCAGCGGGTAGCCCATGGCCAGCCGCGCGGCCGCCAGCCAGCCCACCGACGCCTCGTCGTACAGCCACCGCTGCACCACGAACCGCGCGATGAACACCAGCGCCCACACGAGGGTGGCGATGTCGTAGTCGCGGACGCTCGCCTTGTCCTTGCGCCACGTCTGGCCCTGGCCGTTGAGGAACGACCAGATCACGCCCGCGAGAGGCCACCTGACCAGGATCGACAGCACGAACCCGCCGCCGTAGACGAGGCTCTGCCAGATGCCGAACAGGAAGAAGCCCTTGGCGTCGCCGGTCCGGTAGGCGATGAACGCGGCGATGCCGACGCCGAAGACCGCCGAGACGGCGGGCTGCACGGAGCCCTTGCGCAGGGCCAGCACGATGCCGATCACGACGGAGAACGCCAACGCGCTCCAGATCGCGGGCATCAGCCCGGCGAACGCGTTGACCAGCACGAACACCACGACGGGCAACGAGGAGAACAGCAGGCCGCTCACGCCGCCCATCTGCTCGAGGAGGGTGGGCTGCTTCTCGGACTCGTTCACTGGGGTCATGAAGCGTTCTGCAGCTCGTAGTAGGGGTTGTAGAGCACCTTGCGCCCGTCGCGCACGGCGATCCGACCTCTGGCCTTGATGGTGCGACCAGGTTCGATGCCCGCGATCCGGCGCCGGCCAAGCCAGACCAGCGTCACGCCCTCGGTGCCGTCGTACAACTCCGCCTCCAGCGTGGCCGCCGCGTCACGCGGGCACAGCTCGACGCTGCGCAACCTGCCCAACACGGTCACCTCTTGTCCGGACTTGCAGTCGCACGCTCGGATGGCCCCGACGGCCACGGCTTTTCGTGACAGGTCGTCGGCGTCCAACTCGCTCACGTCGGTGGTCAGCCGACGCACGAGGCGGCGCCAGTAGCCACCCCCAGTACCAGTCATCCCCGACTCCTGGAATGCGCGGGGCCTCGACGACGAAGCCCGTCCAACAGCCAGCGTAACCGGGTACACCCGACCGGGTATCCGACTGGGGGAGGATCTGCCGTCATGAGCTCGTCACGTGCCGTTCTGCTGCCGGGCACCGCGTCCGACGAGGTGTTCATCTCCGCGGTGTTCGCCCGCCCCCTGGCCGAGGCCGGGTTGGCGCTGCTCGCGCCCGCGTCCCGGGGCGTCCGGGAGCACGTGGCGGCGCTGGACGCCGCCTGGGACGGCACGCCGCTGGTCGTGGGCGGTGTGTCGCTGGGCGCGCACGTGGCGGCGGCGTGGGCGGTGCGGCACCCCGAGCGGTGCGCGGGCCTGCTGCTGGCGCTGCCCGCCTGGCACGGCGCGGCGGACGGCGCGCCGGCGTCGGCGACGGCACGGGCCAGCGCCTCGGTGGTGGGGTCGGCGGGCGTCGAGGCCGCGTTGACCGGCGTCGACGGGTGGCTCGGCGACGAGCTGCGGCGGGCCTGGCCCCGGTACGGGTCGCGGCTCGCGGACGTGCTGGAGGAGGCCGCCGGCGAGCCGGCGCCCTCGTTGGCCGAGCTGAGCGGCCTCACGGCGCCGGTGGGGGTCGCGGCCTGCACCGACGACCCCATTCACCCGTTGGAGGTCGCCCGAGCGTGGGTCGAGGCACTCCCCCGTGCCGCTCTGCGCACGACGACGTTGGCGGCGCTGGGCGCGGACCGGGAGTCCCTGGGCCGCGCCGCGCTCGACGCCTACCGCTCCGCGCAGGCGGCGGTCTAGCCCTGCTGCTGCGCCTGGATGTGCCGGGCGATGGCCTCGGGCAGCTCGATCGGCAACGGCGTGCGCACCGGCATCGCCTGCTCGCCGCGCACCACGACGGTGTCCCGCATCAACGCGTAGAGGGCGTCGGTCGCCTTGGCGCTCTGCTCCTCCGTCGGGGCCGCCGCGATGCCCCGCAGCATCCACCGCGGCCCATCCACGCCGACCACCCGAAGGTGTACTTCATTGTTGCGGGCGGTGATCTCCTCGCCCCACTCGCCGTTCTCCCGCAGGATCCGGAAGCCGTCGCTCTTGAACTGGGCGATCATCTCGCCGCTGACGTCCGGCCACAGCCGGTCCTGCTTCGGCGCGGCGAACGCGCTCACGGTGAGCTGGCCGACGGTCGTGAGCAGGTGCACCGCCCGCACCGCGCCCGCCGGGTCCATCTCCACCTGGAGCTGCACGCCCTCGGGCACGGGCAGCCGGATCGAGCCGAGGTCCAGCCGGTTCAGGCCGTCGTCCGGGGCCTGCGTCGAGTCGAACGGCCCCTCCTCCGCCTCCTCGGCGCCGTCGAACTCGACCTCGGGTTGCGCCGTCCCCCGGTTCGCGGAGTGCCTACCGCGCTTGCGGCGCTTTCCGAACATCGCCTTCACCCCTCCGTCCGGGCGAGCACGTCGTGCCCGCCTGTAGAGCCGTAGCCGCCCTCGCCCCGCGCGGAGCCGGGCAGCTCGTCGACTTCGCGGAACACCGCGTGCTCCACCTTCTGCACCACCAGCTGGGCGATCCGGTCACCGCGCGTCAGCACTACGGGCTCGCGCAGGTCGTGGTTCACCAGGCACACCTTGATCTCGCCCCGGTAGCCCGCGTCGATCGTGCCCGGGGTGTTGACCACGCTCAGGCCGACGCGCGCGGCCAGGCCGGAACGCGGGTGCACGAACCCGGCGTACCCCTCCGGCAACGCGATCGCGACACCAGTGCCCACCACCGCGCGCTCCCCCGGTTCGATCACCACGTCGGTGGTCGTCACCAGGTCGGCCCCGGCATCACCCGGTCGGGCGTAGGCCGGGAGCGGCACGGCGGGATCGAGCCGGGACAACAGGACCTCGACGCTGGGCACGGCGCGCGAGACTACCCTGGTGGCGTGAGCGA
It contains:
- a CDS encoding alpha/beta fold hydrolase; the protein is MSSSRAVLLPGTASDEVFISAVFARPLAEAGLALLAPASRGVREHVAALDAAWDGTPLVVGGVSLGAHVAAAWAVRHPERCAGLLLALPAWHGAADGAPASATARASASVVGSAGVEAALTGVDGWLGDELRRAWPRYGSRLADVLEEAAGEPAPSLAELSGLTAPVGVAACTDDPIHPLEVARAWVEALPRAALRTTTLAALGADRESLGRAALDAYRSAQAAV
- a CDS encoding DUF3710 domain-containing protein, which translates into the protein MFGKRRKRGRHSANRGTAQPEVEFDGAEEAEEGPFDSTQAPDDGLNRLDLGSIRLPVPEGVQLQVEMDPAGAVRAVHLLTTVGQLTVSAFAAPKQDRLWPDVSGEMIAQFKSDGFRILRENGEWGEEITARNNEVHLRVVGVDGPRWMLRGIAAAPTEEQSAKATDALYALMRDTVVVRGEQAMPVRTPLPIELPEAIARHIQAQQQG
- the dut gene encoding dUTP diphosphatase — protein: MPSVEVLLSRLDPAVPLPAYARPGDAGADLVTTTDVVIEPGERAVVGTGVAIALPEGYAGFVHPRSGLAARVGLSVVNTPGTIDAGYRGEIKVCLVNHDLREPVVLTRGDRIAQLVVQKVEHAVFREVDELPGSARGEGGYGSTGGHDVLARTEG